Proteins encoded in a region of the Mycoplasma mobile 163K genome:
- a CDS encoding SGNH/GDSL hydrolase family protein, with protein MKKKKKFLSTTISAISLVGIIPTVVIACSSNVKTSSDQTFDIELNEIGKTLTYNDFININKEIPHTLKSYFTFKNSTNQVIKDKDIELEIITNPSRSSLDTNIELKIKIDNQEITKLINVNNSSKLINAQSPLKILSIGDSVSAGYNAQYSFDLPGKFNQETKEISGLSYGSFLVQYIQSINEDFVSSFDNFALSGSTIKNWLYLLSPNRYDEFYNENLKENFFYNEKRDKTNNNNPQLDRLNENFPNWKNDPLLMNKKLINKLEESNLITLTLGANDFFDSTFFDELQKIILGISSKNLNISDLKKLLDKTQKEIQTNLIKIFTELRKTNKNASIEVISYPAPLLKLLPFIDSIFEKLNLKEFSSDFLLSSLNNSIKLAVNNFNSLTQNKTEKRINFLDVYDEVFWKENTNKVAANIFDIHSSTFGYQKIAQEIVLKLALPKYNFDSYDSLKLSSESDILGKLDETFFKRNYDSYFQEFEFEILEPETNKQHQSSKYIEEFLKIIFENSETKLFDEKNKLISQNHQYILNSNQSILTLQELFSEFISIDSNSIRLKEFFKSFFNSNKSVLNDLFGSDNEKLLDEVFKNLNSLIFNENNFEDFISKLIKSDLFVEILSSFQVFSNENNTPLTEDVISSFFIKTFTKSEILWLAIKTISETDLLKEVNLLNDIISGFVDLLYSSKASKELITGYLKSLTGLAIEPLEKVIFDTDSQELIKILFSKLLENPKILIAANSFSDILNKVFDFSDSKLVKSIKSIFKNVFDNIYFSSLIEIELNLLLEDSIQLELNEEQRNIFKDFIKEMLNSLISEESSFFENENPILKYLKNNFINITNGDFQNFADFILQKENLVYLLNYFSNALEKNSNLHISFEKIIDLFIEDPSLRKLLKNYIVTENTLNSLTSLIFSSIKVNEKTDVQNQKMKIFVKESLDAIFNSSQIFTLENPLIKFLKKNLTDLLRNDFSSFQDFFNDSTNLNSFLFDVTNLIKNNPKLEEALKDVIDMFINDENLFISLTSFLKDIALKPSNLFLMSSKLKEFLVLENLNENDEIVLNQMIEQLMKALFENKEILVATEPLIQLFKNNIFNFLAGKIDISILKSEVSSYFASNGINLIFKLSTSIEKGTIQGNTLGQFINLLFEKSRLDSPLYTTLKNKENFSSSTAIDLSNLFNLQSQLKTIVNSVAKSLYASYLDFSKQNTLSSITENPYYSALYRFSTTLLLIGRYSTNASLFWNFTNLSASATIIDGLRLSKIPGLIDLVNKHIVGSDSFSFTSNSNFEKNQILWYLYYYDSSEGIKPSGAYAKFFGQISYIDVLINSLKNGNLENYIVFLPEKEFELSQELNIKNTTYLSRNTNWGSFYYSYYLVNKTKIANDFTILYDVSDDTNVIINEKLEKHTWENTQKWINAWKVDLGINDQNIKTLKIHLSLLNNGKEILIKTMEINGREYQTNIRILGFKSFS; from the coding sequence ATGAAAAAGAAAAAAAAATTTTTATCCACTACCATTTCTGCAATTTCTTTAGTAGGAATTATCCCTACTGTAGTTATTGCTTGTTCTTCAAATGTTAAAACTTCTTCTGATCAAACTTTTGATATTGAATTGAACGAAATTGGAAAAACTTTAACTTACAATGATTTTATAAATATTAATAAAGAGATTCCACATACTTTGAAATCATATTTTACTTTTAAAAATTCAACAAATCAAGTTATTAAAGACAAAGATATTGAACTTGAAATCATTACTAATCCTTCACGTTCGTCTTTGGATACTAATATTGAATTGAAAATTAAAATAGATAATCAAGAAATAACTAAATTAATTAATGTGAATAATTCTTCAAAACTGATTAATGCTCAAAGTCCATTAAAGATTTTATCAATTGGCGATAGTGTATCAGCAGGTTATAATGCTCAATATTCATTTGATTTGCCGGGTAAGTTTAACCAAGAAACAAAAGAGATATCAGGACTAAGTTATGGCTCTTTTTTAGTTCAATATATTCAATCCATCAATGAAGATTTTGTTTCTTCTTTTGATAATTTTGCTTTATCAGGTTCAACAATTAAAAATTGATTATATTTATTATCGCCAAATAGATATGATGAATTTTATAATGAAAATTTAAAAGAAAATTTTTTTTATAATGAAAAAAGAGATAAAACTAATAATAACAATCCTCAATTAGATAGATTGAACGAGAATTTTCCTAATTGAAAAAACGACCCATTATTAATGAACAAAAAATTAATAAACAAATTAGAAGAATCAAATTTGATAACTCTTACTTTAGGTGCTAATGATTTTTTTGATAGCACATTTTTTGATGAACTTCAAAAAATTATTTTGGGAATTTCATCAAAAAATTTAAACATTTCTGATTTAAAAAAACTTTTAGATAAAACTCAAAAAGAGATTCAAACCAATTTAATTAAAATATTTACTGAATTAAGAAAAACAAATAAAAATGCAAGCATTGAAGTAATTTCTTATCCTGCCCCTTTATTAAAATTACTTCCATTTATTGATTCTATTTTTGAAAAATTAAATCTAAAAGAATTTAGTTCAGATTTTTTATTATCCAGTTTAAATAATTCAATAAAACTAGCAGTAAATAATTTTAATTCTCTGACTCAAAATAAGACTGAAAAAAGAATTAATTTTCTTGATGTTTATGATGAAGTATTTTGAAAAGAAAATACTAATAAAGTAGCTGCAAATATTTTTGATATTCATTCAAGTACATTTGGTTATCAAAAAATAGCTCAAGAAATAGTTTTAAAACTTGCATTACCTAAATACAATTTTGATTCTTATGATTCTTTAAAATTGTCTTCAGAATCAGATATTTTAGGTAAGTTAGATGAAACATTTTTTAAAAGAAATTATGATTCTTATTTTCAAGAATTTGAATTTGAAATATTAGAACCTGAAACTAATAAACAACATCAAAGTTCAAAATATATAGAAGAATTTTTAAAAATTATTTTTGAAAACTCTGAAACTAAACTTTTTGATGAAAAAAATAAACTAATTAGTCAAAATCATCAATACATTTTAAATTCTAATCAAAGCATTTTAACTTTACAAGAACTTTTTAGTGAATTTATTTCTATAGATTCTAATTCAATTAGGTTAAAAGAATTCTTCAAAAGTTTTTTTAATAGTAATAAAAGCGTTCTTAATGATTTATTTGGTTCAGACAACGAAAAACTTTTAGATGAAGTTTTTAAAAATTTAAATTCTTTAATTTTCAATGAAAATAATTTTGAAGATTTTATAAGCAAATTAATTAAATCTGATTTATTTGTAGAAATTTTGAGTTCTTTTCAAGTTTTTTCTAATGAGAACAATACACCTTTAACAGAAGACGTTATAAGTTCTTTTTTTATCAAAACATTTACAAAAAGCGAAATTTTATGACTTGCAATAAAAACAATTTCTGAAACTGATTTACTAAAAGAAGTAAATCTATTGAACGATATCATTTCTGGTTTTGTTGACTTATTATATAGCTCAAAAGCTAGTAAAGAACTTATTACTGGATATTTAAAAAGTTTAACAGGGTTGGCTATTGAACCTTTAGAAAAAGTCATTTTTGATACAGATTCTCAAGAATTGATTAAAATTTTATTTTCTAAATTGCTTGAAAATCCAAAAATTTTAATTGCGGCAAATTCTTTTTCTGATATTTTAAACAAAGTTTTTGATTTTAGCGATTCAAAATTAGTAAAATCAATAAAAAGCATTTTTAAAAATGTTTTTGATAACATTTACTTTTCAAGTTTGATTGAAATTGAATTAAATTTACTTTTAGAAGATTCAATCCAACTTGAATTAAACGAAGAACAAAGAAATATTTTTAAAGATTTCATTAAAGAAATGCTAAATTCTTTAATTAGTGAAGAGTCTTCTTTTTTTGAAAATGAAAATCCAATTTTAAAGTACTTAAAAAATAATTTCATAAATATAACAAACGGAGATTTTCAAAATTTTGCTGATTTTATTTTGCAAAAAGAAAATCTAGTTTATTTACTTAATTATTTTTCTAATGCTTTAGAAAAGAATTCAAACTTACATATAAGTTTTGAAAAAATAATTGATTTATTTATAGAAGATCCAAGTTTAAGAAAACTTTTAAAGAATTATATAGTGACTGAAAATACTCTTAATTCTCTAACTTCATTGATTTTTAGTTCAATTAAAGTTAATGAAAAAACAGATGTGCAAAATCAAAAAATGAAAATTTTTGTAAAAGAATCTTTAGATGCAATTTTTAATTCAAGTCAAATTTTTACTTTAGAAAATCCTTTGATAAAATTTTTGAAAAAAAATCTTACTGATTTGTTAAGAAATGATTTTAGTAGTTTTCAAGACTTTTTTAATGATTCTACAAATTTAAATTCTTTTCTTTTTGATGTTACTAATTTAATTAAAAATAATCCAAAACTAGAAGAAGCTCTAAAAGATGTTATTGATATGTTTATAAATGATGAAAATTTATTCATTTCTTTAACTTCATTTTTAAAAGATATTGCTCTTAAACCTTCTAATTTATTTTTGATGAGTTCTAAGTTGAAAGAATTTTTAGTGCTGGAAAATCTTAATGAAAATGATGAAATAGTTTTAAATCAAATGATTGAGCAACTAATGAAAGCTTTATTTGAAAACAAAGAAATTCTTGTAGCAACCGAACCTTTAATTCAATTATTTAAAAATAATATTTTCAATTTTTTGGCAGGTAAAATAGATATCTCAATTTTGAAATCAGAAGTTTCAAGTTATTTTGCATCAAATGGAATTAATTTAATTTTTAAATTAAGCACAAGTATTGAAAAAGGAACGATCCAAGGAAATACTTTAGGTCAATTCATTAATTTATTATTTGAAAAATCTAGACTTGATTCACCTCTTTATACGACTTTAAAAAATAAGGAAAATTTTAGTTCTTCAACAGCAATTGATTTGTCTAATTTATTCAATCTACAATCACAATTAAAAACAATTGTTAATTCAGTTGCAAAAAGTTTATATGCTTCTTATCTTGATTTTTCTAAGCAAAACACTCTAAGTTCAATTACAGAAAATCCTTATTACTCAGCTTTATATAGGTTTTCAACAACTTTATTATTAATTGGAAGATATTCTACAAATGCCTCTCTATTTTGAAATTTTACTAACTTATCAGCAAGCGCAACAATTATTGATGGGTTAAGATTATCGAAAATTCCAGGTTTAATTGATTTAGTAAACAAACATATTGTAGGAAGTGACTCTTTTTCATTTACTTCAAATAGTAATTTTGAGAAAAATCAAATTTTATGATATTTATATTACTACGATTCGTCAGAAGGGATAAAACCATCAGGAGCATATGCAAAGTTTTTTGGACAAATATCTTATATAGATGTATTAATAAATTCCTTAAAAAACGGTAATTTAGAAAATTATATTGTTTTTTTACCTGAAAAGGAATTTGAATTATCTCAAGAATTAAATATTAAAAATACAACATATTTAAGTAGAAATACTAATTGAGGGAGCTTTTATTATAGTTATTATTTAGTAAATAAAACTAAAATTGCAAATGATTTTACAATTTTGTATGATGTATCAGATGATACAAATGTTATTATTAATGAAAAATTAGAAAAACATACTTGAGAAAATACTCAAAAATGAATTAATGCTTGAAAAGTTGACTTAGGTATTAATGATCAAAATATTAAGACACTTAAAATTCACTTAAGCCTATTAAACAATGGTAAAGAAATCTTAATTAAAACTATGGAAATAAATGGCAGAGAATATCAAACGAATATACGTATTTTAGGTTTTAAATCTTTTAGTTAA
- a CDS encoding TrkH family potassium uptake protein, translating to MFQRAYFKNKLRSNFRFSRFNRTNNKKISNGFFHFFRNLSTPKRIFLTYFLITIITSLLLWGKFSHNQGANVSYIDALFTSASAFSDTGLTVSPTALTYNIFGQTIIAIVILLGGFGFFALKAYFINLFVTNLQGKNYSMKLVERNVLSAERGSSVVGETRKIVLSSIWILAIIMIIGAIVLSFYFYFVPGNFIGNTNADPLGDISLSIRYGFFHSISAINNAGFDIIGANSIAPYFKNYTIQIIFLILFIIGGMGYPVIFDVYTKLKYKIVPKHRLNKERHRFSLFTKISVTTYLIVAFIGLLLVFIFEIFSSSPETIWGIQEINGQPISQGDKIMAIIFNTMSTRNAGFSSFDLNKLTTNSILVFSIMMFIGSAPASTAGGIRTITLAVIILSIIARATGRSSVRVFKRRLPFETSSGASTVLAVSTILCTIGIFGVLTSFSTGLSNTTNGPRNVINAIFEVTSAFGTTGLSLGITSSLNIFSKILLIFIMFIGQLGISSTILVAGNKKSKSYAYEYISEDVTIG from the coding sequence ATGTTTCAAAGAGCTTATTTTAAAAATAAATTACGAAGTAATTTTAGATTTAGTAGATTCAATAGAACAAATAACAAAAAAATTTCAAATGGTTTTTTTCACTTTTTTAGAAATTTATCTACTCCTAAAAGAATTTTCTTAACTTATTTTCTTATTACAATAATAACTTCTTTACTTTTGTGAGGAAAATTTTCTCATAATCAAGGTGCTAATGTAAGTTATATTGATGCACTTTTTACTTCTGCTAGTGCTTTTAGTGATACTGGTTTGACTGTTTCACCAACAGCTTTAACATATAATATTTTTGGTCAAACAATTATTGCTATAGTAATTTTGTTGGGGGGATTTGGTTTTTTTGCTTTAAAAGCTTATTTTATTAATCTTTTCGTAACTAATTTACAAGGTAAAAATTACTCTATGAAACTTGTCGAAAGAAATGTTTTAAGCGCAGAAAGAGGCAGTTCTGTTGTAGGAGAAACAAGAAAAATTGTTCTTTCAAGTATTTGAATTCTTGCAATTATTATGATAATAGGAGCAATAGTTTTATCTTTTTATTTTTACTTTGTTCCCGGAAATTTTATAGGTAATACTAATGCAGATCCTCTAGGAGATATTTCACTATCTATAAGATATGGATTTTTTCATTCAATTTCAGCAATAAATAATGCTGGATTTGATATTATTGGAGCAAATAGTATTGCCCCCTATTTTAAAAATTACACTATACAAATAATTTTCTTAATTTTATTTATTATAGGTGGTATGGGTTACCCAGTAATTTTTGATGTATACACAAAATTGAAATATAAAATTGTCCCAAAACATAGACTAAATAAAGAAAGACATCGATTTTCTTTATTTACAAAAATAAGTGTTACTACATATTTAATTGTTGCTTTCATTGGGCTACTTTTAGTTTTTATTTTTGAAATATTTTCATCTAGTCCAGAGACAATTTGAGGAATACAAGAAATAAATGGACAACCTATTTCTCAAGGTGATAAAATTATGGCTATAATTTTTAATACAATGTCCACTAGAAATGCGGGATTTTCTTCATTTGATTTAAATAAATTAACAACTAATTCAATTTTAGTTTTTTCAATAATGATGTTCATTGGTTCTGCACCTGCTTCAACTGCAGGAGGAATTAGAACAATTACATTAGCAGTAATTATTTTGTCAATAATTGCTAGAGCAACTGGTAGAAGCTCAGTTAGAGTTTTCAAAAGAAGACTTCCTTTTGAAACTTCATCAGGAGCAAGCACTGTTTTAGCAGTTTCTACAATTTTATGTACAATAGGTATTTTTGGAGTTTTAACATCATTTTCTACAGGTCTATCAAATACAACAAATGGACCTAGAAATGTTATAAATGCTATTTTTGAAGTTACTTCTGCCTTTGGAACAACAGGTCTTAGTTTAGGAATTACTTCTTCATTAAATATTTTTTCTAAAATATTATTAATTTTTATAATGTTTATTGGTCAATTAGGTATTTCTTCCACAATTCTTGTTGCAGGAAATAAAAAGAGTAAAAGCTATGCTTATGAATATATTTCCGAAGATGTAACAATAGGTTAA
- a CDS encoding potassium channel family protein, translating into MKKDICVIGTGRFGLAIIDQLSKMKQYSILAIDKNEATLSSVSQIVTSVAIADAADLRALSGLGVANFDTVIVALSDNIEVIAALLELNVKNIIARANSKRHARVLKQIGVDVIIRPEEEAGIRTALIATNQSFIKYSEHLQEVGDGYVIGSIILSNSQISDKPLKDVNFNNKGVSVVLVKRGVSSVLPSGNLTLKLGDIITVIGLVQNVTNVFTLISTDNEKTTKVILRKRREFSIFGKKNKEKTENAFKAQDNGLISKTNKTTELISTKNKIVASKIKPKNTQ; encoded by the coding sequence ATGAAAAAAGATATTTGTGTAATTGGAACAGGGAGATTTGGCCTTGCAATCATTGATCAATTAAGTAAAATGAAGCAATATTCAATTTTAGCTATTGACAAAAATGAAGCAACCTTATCTTCTGTTTCTCAAATTGTAACTTCAGTTGCAATTGCAGATGCTGCAGATTTAAGAGCTTTAAGTGGTTTGGGAGTAGCAAATTTTGATACAGTCATTGTTGCTCTATCAGATAATATTGAAGTAATTGCAGCTCTTTTAGAATTGAATGTTAAAAATATTATCGCAAGAGCGAATTCAAAAAGACATGCTCGGGTTTTAAAACAAATTGGAGTAGATGTTATTATTAGACCTGAAGAAGAAGCCGGAATAAGAACTGCTTTAATTGCTACTAATCAAAGTTTTATTAAGTATAGTGAACATCTTCAAGAAGTTGGAGATGGTTATGTAATTGGTTCAATTATTTTAAGTAATTCTCAAATTTCTGACAAACCTTTAAAAGATGTTAATTTTAATAATAAAGGTGTTAGTGTGGTTTTAGTAAAAAGAGGTGTTAGTTCAGTTCTTCCATCAGGAAATCTAACATTAAAATTAGGAGATATTATTACTGTAATTGGTTTAGTTCAAAATGTTACTAATGTATTTACTTTGATTTCTACAGATAATGAAAAAACAACTAAAGTAATTTTAAGAAAACGTCGTGAATTTTCAATTTTTGGTAAAAAAAATAAAGAAAAAACAGAAAATGCTTTTAAAGCACAAGATAATGGACTTATTTCTAAAACTAATAAAACAACAGAATTAATTTCAACAAAAAATAAAATTGTAGCAAGTAAAATTAAACCAAAAAATACTCAATAA
- the rplS gene encoding 50S ribosomal protein L19, with product MQNKLLDIVENDQLRNDLPEFKSGDNIKVLVRIKEGAKERIQAFEGLVIAIKNYSTHKTFTVRKISNSVGVERTFPLNSPVIVSIEVLRKNKVRRSKLYYMRDLKGKSARLKELKK from the coding sequence ATGCAAAATAAATTACTTGACATTGTTGAAAATGATCAATTAAGAAATGATTTACCAGAGTTTAAATCTGGTGACAATATTAAAGTTCTTGTACGTATTAAAGAAGGAGCAAAAGAAAGAATTCAAGCATTTGAAGGATTAGTAATTGCTATTAAAAATTACAGTACACACAAAACTTTCACAGTTAGAAAAATTTCAAATAGTGTTGGTGTAGAAAGAACATTTCCTCTTAATTCTCCTGTAATTGTTTCAATCGAAGTACTTAGAAAAAATAAAGTTCGTCGTTCAAAATTATATTACATGCGTGATTTAAAAGGTAAATCAGCAAGACTTAAAGAATTAAAAAAATAA
- the trmD gene encoding tRNA (guanosine(37)-N1)-methyltransferase TrmD: MTIFPNYFIPFKNESIIAKAIDKKLINIEIIDFRNFAYGKQKKVDDEIYGGGSGMLLKIEPIDLALENTKGKRILLSPQGKPFTQDDALKLSKEENLTFICGRYEGFDERIRNLIDEEYSIGDYVLTGGELASMVIADSTIRLIPGVIKEESYKNDSFQNNLLDYPQYTRPATYKNMNVPEVLLNGNHKEIKQWREQKAYEKTLKNRPDLIERKNNAK, from the coding sequence TTAACAATATTTCCAAATTATTTTATTCCATTTAAAAACGAATCTATTATTGCAAAAGCAATTGATAAAAAATTGATAAATATTGAAATTATTGATTTTAGAAATTTTGCTTATGGAAAACAAAAAAAAGTAGATGATGAAATATATGGTGGCGGATCAGGAATGCTTTTAAAAATAGAGCCAATTGATTTAGCACTTGAAAATACCAAAGGTAAAAGAATTCTTTTATCACCTCAAGGCAAACCATTTACTCAAGATGATGCTTTAAAATTATCCAAAGAAGAAAATTTAACATTTATTTGTGGTAGATATGAAGGTTTTGATGAAAGAATTAGAAATTTAATTGATGAAGAATATTCAATTGGAGATTATGTTTTAACTGGAGGAGAATTAGCTTCGATGGTAATTGCAGATTCAACAATTAGGCTAATTCCAGGTGTTATTAAAGAAGAATCCTATAAAAATGATAGTTTTCAGAACAATTTACTAGATTATCCACAATATACTAGACCAGCAACATACAAAAATATGAATGTCCCAGAAGTTTTGTTAAATGGAAATCACAAAGAAATAAAACAATGACGTGAGCAAAAAGCTTACGAAAAAACATTAAAAAATAGACCAGATCTTATAGAAAGGAAAAATAATGCAAAATAA
- the rpsP gene encoding 30S ribosomal protein S16, whose product MVKLRLKRMGSKFNAFYRIVAADARAPRDGRFIEELGYYNPFSKDLKIEKELVFKWLDLGAKPTETTKTLFKKEKIMEQYHQKRQKN is encoded by the coding sequence ATGGTTAAGTTAAGACTTAAAAGAATGGGAAGTAAATTTAATGCTTTTTATAGAATCGTAGCAGCTGATGCAAGAGCACCTAGAGATGGGCGTTTTATTGAAGAATTAGGTTATTATAATCCTTTTTCTAAGGATTTAAAAATTGAAAAAGAATTAGTTTTTAAATGATTAGATCTTGGAGCAAAACCAACTGAAACAACTAAAACATTATTTAAAAAGGAAAAAATAATGGAACAATATCACCAAAAAAGGCAAAAAAATTAA
- a CDS encoding energy-coupling factor transporter transmembrane component T family protein — protein sequence MRVTIGRYVEDNTFFHRLDPRVKFIGNILLLVLFFIANDFIVYAFLLIPVIIAFLIATKNPKGLIRIFRLPLYVGIFIFLINMWLVTGESLRGLATAPNNSGLPIGLLASNIYSINYGTWWIFTLSYVSIIRTISIIVRIYALILVTTILTYTTKPVLLTVAIENILYPLKLIRFPVQIISMIISITLRFIPTLLDETSRIMKAQASRGVDFKNGNLKAKVKSTITLIIPLFVSAFAKADDLANAMESRGYDPYKKRMRYRKLSLSWKDAFIIFIYFAFIALIVINTNFPNILPIWWIQAWVNI from the coding sequence ATGCGTGTAACAATTGGTCGTTATGTTGAAGATAACACTTTTTTTCATAGATTAGATCCAAGAGTTAAATTCATTGGGAATATTTTGTTATTGGTTTTATTTTTTATTGCTAATGATTTTATTGTTTATGCATTTTTATTAATTCCTGTTATTATTGCATTTTTAATAGCAACAAAGAATCCAAAAGGATTGATAAGAATTTTTAGACTACCCCTTTATGTCGGAATTTTTATATTTTTAATTAATATGTGACTTGTTACAGGAGAATCTTTGAGAGGTCTTGCAACTGCTCCAAACAATTCTGGTTTACCTATTGGATTATTAGCAAGTAATATTTACAGTATTAATTATGGAACTTGATGAATTTTTACTTTAAGTTATGTTTCTATTATCAGAACAATTTCAATTATTGTAAGAATTTATGCTTTAATTTTAGTCACAACCATTCTTACTTATACAACTAAACCTGTACTTTTAACAGTAGCCATAGAAAATATTTTATATCCACTAAAATTAATAAGATTTCCAGTCCAAATTATTTCAATGATTATTTCAATAACTTTGCGTTTTATTCCAACTCTTTTAGATGAAACAAGTAGAATTATGAAAGCCCAAGCCTCAAGGGGTGTGGATTTTAAAAATGGTAATTTAAAAGCAAAAGTAAAATCAACAATAACTTTAATAATTCCGCTTTTTGTTTCAGCATTTGCAAAAGCAGATGATTTAGCAAATGCAATGGAATCACGAGGATACGATCCTTATAAAAAGAGAATGAGATACAGAAAACTTTCTTTATCTTGAAAAGATGCTTTTATAATATTTATATATTTTGCATTTATAGCCTTAATTGTCATAAATACAAATTTTCCAAATATTTTACCAATTTGATGAATTCAAGCTTGAGTAAATATTTAA
- a CDS encoding energy-coupling factor transporter ATPase, with translation MQIEVKNISKVFEPKSPIEFTALKGVSLSFEQGEFISIIGPTGSGKTTFIEHLNALNLPSIGSIVIKGKFKDQKDKKNPVLIESEVILQKTKRKIKQIKEIRRQIGIVFQFAEYQLFESTIEKDIAFGPISLGISKEEAYKRAKKYISIVGLPENYLQRSPFELSGGQKRRVALAGILAMDPDFLIFDEPTAGLDPQGSKEILEIFGKLNSEGKTVIIVTHNLDHALEWTNRTIFFNDGFVIKDGKTYDVLEDVDFLRENEMEPPKLLVLKKLLQDKGINLSKVRSIEDFAREINQYLETKNKTKENN, from the coding sequence ATGCAAATAGAAGTTAAGAATATATCAAAAGTATTTGAGCCAAAATCTCCAATTGAATTTACTGCTCTTAAAGGAGTAAGTTTAAGTTTTGAACAAGGAGAATTCATCTCAATAATTGGTCCAACAGGGAGCGGAAAAACTACTTTTATTGAACATTTAAATGCTTTGAATTTACCTTCTATTGGAAGCATTGTTATTAAAGGAAAATTTAAAGATCAAAAAGATAAAAAAAATCCTGTTCTTATTGAATCTGAAGTAATTTTACAAAAAACAAAAAGAAAAATAAAACAAATAAAAGAAATTAGAAGACAAATTGGAATTGTTTTTCAATTTGCTGAATATCAATTATTTGAATCTACAATTGAAAAAGATATTGCTTTTGGCCCTATTTCATTAGGAATTTCTAAAGAAGAAGCTTATAAAAGAGCTAAAAAATACATTTCAATTGTTGGTTTACCAGAAAATTATTTACAAAGAAGTCCATTTGAGCTTTCTGGAGGTCAAAAAAGAAGAGTTGCTCTTGCTGGTATTTTAGCAATGGACCCAGATTTTTTAATTTTTGATGAGCCTACTGCTGGTTTAGATCCTCAAGGATCAAAAGAAATTTTAGAAATTTTTGGAAAACTAAATAGTGAAGGAAAAACTGTTATCATTGTTACTCATAATTTGGATCATGCTTTAGAATGAACAAATAGAACAATTTTTTTTAATGATGGGTTTGTTATAAAAGATGGAAAAACTTATGATGTTTTAGAAGATGTTGATTTTTTAAGAGAAAATGAGATGGAACCCCCTAAATTATTAGTCTTAAAAAAATTATTACAAGATAAAGGTATTAACCTTAGTAAGGTTCGTTCTATTGAAGATTTTGCAAGGGAAATTAATCAATATTTAGAAACGAAAAACAAAACGAAAGAAAATAATTAA